The Malus domestica chromosome 13, GDT2T_hap1 genome includes a window with the following:
- the LOC114823370 gene encoding pentatricopeptide repeat-containing protein At3g53700, chloroplastic-like — MLSRNRTKHGGPLIHSSLLFKLVTHFSPFSSKPNSNFATQNQIATIPKKFTTRRSIPLPATVPQAPDAVSSSIVSSVCSLLSKDTNESTSIDILLKKLKKKLSSELVLQILMNYKQLGRSKALDFFSWAGFQMGFRFDDCVVEYMADFLGRRKLFDDMKCLLLTVSSHKGRVSCRAVSICIRFLGRQGRIREALCTFEEMESKFGCKPDNLVYNNVLYVLCKKESSGHLIDFALAVFRRIESPDTYSYGNILVGLCKFGRFETAIEVFGDMCKSGVVPTRSAVNALIGELCSFSAKEGAVGKVRVRNSCRNFTILVPKVGGNSDAIQPAVGIFWAVYKVGLLPSTFAIIQLLSGLCQLGKVEEAVEILKAVEGKKLSCVGEGYCIVMKALCSHGHVEITSHMFGRMLSQGMKPKLAVYNSIICMLCKLGNLDDAGSVFKMMNKNRCLPDSMTYSALIHAYGGAKNWEASYGLLIEMLGLGYSPHFHTYRLVDKILRENGQMDTCLKLERKLETQMLQKLCKDGQLEAAHEKLKSMIGKGFHPPAYVRHSFENAFRRYGKLKIAQELLRTTSETDRT; from the coding sequence ATGCTCTCTCGCAATAGAACCAAACATGGAGGACCTCTTATCCATTCGTCACTTCTCTTCAAACTCGTCACacatttttctccattttcttccaaacCCAATTCAAATTTCGCAACCCAGAATCAAATCGCTACAATCCCAAAAAAATTCACCACAAGAAGATCAATTCCACTCCCTGCAACAGTCCCACAAGCTCCAGACGCAGTAAGTTCTTCAATTGTCAGCTCAGTATGTTCTTTGCTCTCTAAAGATACCAATGAAAGCACAAGTATTgatattttgttgaaaaaattaaaaaagaagttGAGTTCAGAACTTGTGCTGCAAATTTTGATGAATTATAAGCAATTGGGTAGGAGCAAGGCATTGGATTTCTTCTCTTGGGCTGGATTTCAGATGGGTTTTCGGTTCGATGACTGTGTGGTTGAGTACATGGCTGATTTCTTAGGTAGGAGGAAGCTTTTTGATGATATGAAGTGTCTTCTGTTGACTGTGTCCTCCCACAAGGGTCGAGTTTCATGTCGAGCTGTGTCCATTTGCATTAGGTTTCTGGGTAGGCAGGGGAGGATTAGAGAAGCCCTTTGTACGTTTGAAGAAATGGAATCAAAATTTGGTTGTAAACCTGATAATCTTGTGTACAATAATGTGCTCTACGTGCTTTGTAAGAAGGAATCGTCTGGCCATTTAATTGACTTTGCGCTTGCAGTTTTTCGGAGAATTGAATCACCTGATACTTATTCGTACGGTAATATTCTTGTTGGTTTATGTAAGTTTGGTAGATTTGAGACTGCCATTGAAGTTTTTGGTGATATGTGTAAGTCTGGTGTGGTTCCTACTCGGTCTGCAGTGAATGCTCTTATTGGAGAGTTGTGTTCATTCAGTGCGAAAGAAGGAGCTGTTGGGAAAGTAAGAGTGAGAAATTCTTGTAGAAACTTTACGATTTTAGTTCCAAAAGTGGGTGGAAACAGTGATGCTATACAGCCTGCAGTTGGAATTTTTTGGGCAGTGTATAAAGTGGGATTATTACCCAGTACATTTGCCATAATCCAGCTTCTTTCGGGGCTTTGTCAACTGGGAAAAGTGGAAGAGGCTGTTGAGATTTTGAAGGCTGTTGAGGGTAAGAAGCTGAGCTGTGTTGGAGAGGGCTACTGTATTGTGATGAAGGCTTTGTGTTCACACGGTCACGTTGAGATAACTAGCCATATGTTTGGGAGGATGCTATCCCAAGGCATGAAACCAAAGTTGGCTGTTTATAATTCAATTATATGCATGCTGTGTAAACTAGGGAATTTGGATGATGCTGGAAGTGTCTTTAAGATGATGAACAAGAATAGATGTCTTCCGGATAGTATGACATATTCTGCGTTAATCCATGCTTATGGTGGAGCTAAAAATTGGGAAGCTTCTTATGGCTTATTGATAGAAATGCTTGGGTTGGGCTACTCTCCACATTTTCATACTTATAGATTAGTGGAcaaaattttgagggaaaacgGGCAGATGGATACGTGTCTTAAGTTGGAAAGGAAGTTGGAAACACAGATGTTGCAGAAGCTCTGTAAAGATGGCCAGTTAGAGGCTGCACATGAGAAGCTAAAATCAATGATTGGAAAGGGGTTTCACCCACCAGCATACGTGAGACATTCTTTTGAGAATGCGTTCCGGAGGTATGGAAAATTGAAAATAGCTCAGGAATTGCTGCGGACGACAAGTGAAACTGACAGAACTTAG